ACGCCCTGACCCTACGCAACCTGTCGCGTTGGGGACGCAGCAATAACGACCGCATCCTCACCGGCATCAACGCGCTCAATGCCAATGGTTCGACCAATCCGGCAAACTGGACCGTTTCCCGCAGTCGTCAGGTGGTCGACCAGGAAAACCAGATCCTCGCCAACCAGAGCAGCCTGAACGCTCAGTTCGATACCTTCGGCCTGCGCAACGAGTTAGCGGCTGGCCTTGAGCTGATGAGCGAGAAGCAGCTCAACCGCAGCTATGCCACTGCCGCCCAGACCATCGATGGCGTGGCCTACCCGGCAGTGCCGCTGCCGCCAGCCAACCTGTATGACCCGAACGCGCACGATGCTCTGGGTGACCCCTACAAGACCGGCGCCTATACCGATGGTGAAACCAAGACCGCCGCGCTTTACGTTTTCGATACCCTGCACCTGAACGAGCAGTGGGCGCTCAATGGCGGTGTGCGTTTCGAGCACTTCCGCACCGAGACCGACAGCGTCGCCATCACCTCCGGCGCACGTGTGCCGGGCAGTGGCTACGAGTCGGGCGACCTGACCAGTTGGAACACCGGCGTGGTATTCAAGCCCTTGCCCAACGGCAGCATTTACCTGTCCTACGCCAACTCGATGACTCCGCCGGGGAGCAACAACTTCGCTCTGGTGGCGGACTCCGCGACTTCTTCGTCCAACGAACAGGTTGGTCTGGACCCGCAGGAAACCCGACACATCGAGCTCGGCACCAAATGGGATCTGCTGGATGAGCGCCTGGCGCTGACCCTGGCGGCCTACCGCACGGAGAACGAGAACCAGGTCAGCTACGACTCCTTCGCTGCCCGCTACTTCCAGGAAGGCAAGACCCGCGTCGACGGCGTCGAGCTTGGCGTGGTCGGCCAGCTGACCAACTTCTGGCAGGTTTCCGCCGGCGTGGCTCACATGAACACCAAGCAGCTCAATCAGGCCAGCTTCAGTGCCACCAACGGCGTCAGCAATAACACTGGCGTGCGCTGGTCACCGGATCTGACTGCGACACTGTGGACTTCCTACACCCTGGGCGATCTGACCCTGGGCGGTGGCGCGCGCTACGTGTCCGAGCAGGACCGGGTGATCGTTTCCGGTGTCGACATGAGCACGCAGAACATGCCGGTCATCCCGTCGTACTGGGTGGCCGATGCCATGGCAGCCTACCGTCTGAACAAGAACGTCAACCTGCGTCTGAACCTGTATAACCTGTTCGACAAGGAGTACATCGAGTCGCTGAACAACAGTGGTGCCCGTGCTCGTCTCGGCACGCCGCGTTCGGCGATGTTCACCACCGAACTGTCCTTCTGATCCGACCCCGTGTCGCAAGAAGCCTGCGCCATGCGCGGGCTTCTTGCGTTCAACGCAGGAGACTGCCCCGATGTTGCTGCATATCCCGCAGGTTCTGAGCAAGCAGGAGGTCGCCGCCCTGCGCGCCGAGCTGGCGGCCCATGATTGGGTCGACGGCGCGCGTTCGTCCGGCGCCCAGGCTGCGGCGCTCAAGAGCAACCTGCAGTTCCCGGCAGAGTCACCAGCTTTCGCCGCGCTCTCGCAAAGCATCGCTGGCGCCTTGCAGCGTCACCCGCTGTTCGTCTCGGCGGTGTTGCCACGGCACATGCTGCCGCCGATGTTCAACCGTTACAGCGGTGGCGGGCGCTACGGCAACCATGTCGACAACGCCCTGCAGCGTGACCGTTTCAGTGGTTTGCAGGTGCGCACCGACGTTTCCACCACGGTGTTTCTCAGCGAGCCGGATGAGTACGAAGGCGGCGAGCTGATCATCGAGGACACCTACGGCGAGCATGAGGTGAAGCTGGCGGCTGGCGATGCCATCCTCTACCCGGCCACCAGCCTGCACCGCGTCGAGCCTGTGACCAGCGGCACACGTATCGCCTCGTTCCTGTGGACGCAGAGCTGGGTACGCGATGCCTGGCAGCGCAAGCTGCTGTTCGAGCTGGACATGAACATCCTCAAGCTGCGCGCGCAACTGGGTGACAGCCAGGAGGTGCTTGGCCTGACCAGCACCTACCACAACTTGCTGCGTCAATGGAGCGAGTGAGCATGAGCCTTCCGGCGCCGCTGAGTGAAATTCCTGCTGACCTCGTTTCTGCCCGCGACTATGAGCGCTATGCCCTCGAGCGGCTCGATGGCAATGCCCTGGCCTATCTGCAGGGCGGCGCTGGCGACGAGCTGACCTGCCAGGCCAATCTGCAGGCATGGCAGGAGTGGGCCTTGCTGCCGCGCATGTTGCGTGATCTGCGTGGTGGCCACACCCGTTGCCAGTTGCTTGGCGATGCACTGCAGCATCCCATCGTGCTGGCGCCGATTGCTTATCAGCATCTGTTTCACGCCGAGGGTGAACGCGCCAGCGCGCTGGCTGCTGGTGTCATGGGCGGCGCGGCGGTGCTCAGCTCCTTCGCCTCCACGCGATTGGAGGAGGTGGCCGAGGTGGCGCAGGGGCCGCTGTGGTTTCAGCTCTACTGGCAGGGCAGCGGCCCGGCGACCTTGGCCCTGGCGCAGCGCGCCGAAGCGGCCGGCTATCGCGCCTTGGTGCTGACGGTGGATGCGCCGGTGTCCGGCGTACGCAACCGCGAACAGCGTGCGGGCTTTCGCTTGCCGCCGGATATCTCTGCGGTGAATCTCGAACAGGCGGTGCAGCTGCCGGCGTTGCCCGAGGGCGGCAGCGCGGTGTTCGATGGGCTGATGGCGGTGGCGCCGGGTTGGCAGGATGTCGCCTGGCTGTGTCAACGCAGCTGCCTGCCGGTGCTGCTCAAGGGCATCCTGCACGCTGACGATGCGCGTTTGGCCGTGGAGGCAGGGGCTGCCGGGGTGATCGTCTCCAACCATGGTGGCCGGGTGCTGGATTCGCAGTGGCCGGCGATTCGCTCGCTGGCGTCGATTCGCGCCGAGCTAGGCGCAGATGTGCCGGTCTTGGTCGATGGCGGCATACGTCGTGGCAGTGATGTGTTCAAGGCTCTGGCGCTGGGCGCCGACGCGGTGCTGATCGGCCGGCCTTACATCCATGCCTTGGCTACCGCCGGAGCGCTGGGTGTGGCGCACCTGCTCAGGCTGTTGCGTGAAGAACTGGAGGTGACCATGGCGCTATGCGGTTGCCGTGATCTTGCCAGCATCGCCCCCGAGATGCTGCAGCGTGCCTGAGGCGCTGCATGTGTCTTGATCGCAAAAGCTTCGCCCCGGGGCGGGGCTCCTACATGAATTGCGCAGACATCGCGTCGCTCTGTAGCAGCCGCGCCGCGCGGCGAAGCGGTTAGTAAAGGTCGCGCCGGTAACGTCCGGCTTCGCGCAATGCCGTCACCTGCTGCTGGCCGAGCAAGCCGCGCAGCAGCGCGTCGACTTCCTCACCCATACCCTTGAGGCTGCCGCACAGCAACAGGCTGGCGCCACGCTCGATCCAGGTGCGCAGCTCATCAGCAGCGTCGCGCAGCAGGTGTTGTACGTAGACCGGTTGCGCCTGATCGCGGGAGAACGCCAGGTCGAGGCGGCTAATGTGGCCGCTGCGCTGCCAGGTGCGTAGCTCGTCGGTGAAGAACAGATCGCAGGCGGCGTTGCGTTCGCCGAACAGCAACCAGTGGCCATGCTGGCCCAGCCGCTCACGCTCACGCAGGTGGGCGCGCAGGCCGGCCAGGCCGGTGCCGTTGCCTATCAGGATCAGCGGGCCGCTGGTTGCCGGCAGGTGAAAGCTCGGGTTGCTGCGAATACGCAGTTCGACAGCCCCGCCGATGGGGGCGTATCGGCACAGCCAGCCGGAACCCAGGCCGGGCTGACCTTTGGCGTCCTGCTGCAGGCGGACCAACAGTTCCAGCGCGCCGTCGTCAGGCAGCGAGGCGATGGAGTAGTCGCGATGCGTCAGCAGGGGCAGCGCCTGCAGCACGGTCTCGGCATCCAGGCCGTGCAGGCTTTGCAGGTCATCCGGCCATTGCCGACGGGCCAGTTGTGAGCTCAGGGATTGGCCGTCGCCAAGGCGTAGCTGGCCATCGAGCTGGAGCGCGCGCAGCAACGCTTCGACTCGCTCGGGCGGCTGGCAGGGGGCGACTTCGGCGATATCACCGGCTTGCCAGGCCGGCATGTCGTCTGTTGGCTGCAAGCGCAGGTGGAACGCGGGGCGCCCCTGGCTGGCGGGGTTCAGACATTGACGTGCGAGCAGTTGCCAGGGCTGGTAATCGGCTGCCTGCCAATCGGCGAAGTACTGCCCGCCAGCCAGCAGGCCGAGTTGCTGCTGCCATTGGCGCAGCACGGCCGGGTCGCCACGGTCGGCTTCCAGGCGGTCGAACAGGGGATTCGCGCCGAGGCGTTGCAGGCGCTGATCCAGTTGCCTGGCAAAACCACAGAAATGCTGATATTGGCGATCCCCCAGGCCGAGCAGGGCGAAGTTGAGCCTGCTCAGGTCTGGCTGGGCCTGGTCGAGCTCACGCAGCCAGCGAGCCGCGTGGTCCGGCGCTTCGCCTTCGCCGTAGGTGCTGGCTATCAGTAGCAGGCGGCTGCTGGAGGTCAGGCGTTCTGCGCGCAGGGTATCGCATGGCAGTGCCTGTGCATTGATGCCGCTGCTGCGCAGCTGTTCGGCACTCATTTCGGCCAGTGCCTGCGCCTGGCCGCTCTGGCTGGCGTAGGCAACGAATAAGGGCTCGCCTGTCTCGCTGGTGGTCGCGGCGCAGGCAGAGCGGGGACGCCAGCTTCGCACGCAGATCCCCAGCCAGGCGA
The genomic region above belongs to Pseudomonas sediminis and contains:
- a CDS encoding catecholate siderophore receptor Fiu, coding for MTIRSRKHHHVNHLAALVAATLPALAVAQTADSEKGVDLPEMVVTSKAEIPYKADKSANTKLTQPLLDTPKTVQVIKKEMLREQGAGSLMEALRNTPGITLQLGENGNTSAGDTFMMRGFSTQQSTFVDGVRDLGAVSRDVFNLDQVEVVKGAAGSDIGRGASSGYINLISKLPTLTDETFATLGYGTADKSNLTADINRQLGDNSALRLNLMRRAGDVDGRDYVDNSSYGVAPAIAFGLDTATRVYLYSQHVRQDNTPDGGIPTIGMSGFYNANAALNAAGKVDTENYYGAKGDYERIDGDMFTLKVEHDVNDALTLRNLSRWGRSNNDRILTGINALNANGSTNPANWTVSRSRQVVDQENQILANQSSLNAQFDTFGLRNELAAGLELMSEKQLNRSYATAAQTIDGVAYPAVPLPPANLYDPNAHDALGDPYKTGAYTDGETKTAALYVFDTLHLNEQWALNGGVRFEHFRTETDSVAITSGARVPGSGYESGDLTSWNTGVVFKPLPNGSIYLSYANSMTPPGSNNFALVADSATSSSNEQVGLDPQETRHIELGTKWDLLDERLALTLAAYRTENENQVSYDSFAARYFQEGKTRVDGVELGVVGQLTNFWQVSAGVAHMNTKQLNQASFSATNGVSNNTGVRWSPDLTATLWTSYTLGDLTLGGGARYVSEQDRVIVSGVDMSTQNMPVIPSYWVADAMAAYRLNKNVNLRLNLYNLFDKEYIESLNNSGARARLGTPRSAMFTTELSF
- a CDS encoding Fe2+-dependent dioxygenase, translated to MLLHIPQVLSKQEVAALRAELAAHDWVDGARSSGAQAAALKSNLQFPAESPAFAALSQSIAGALQRHPLFVSAVLPRHMLPPMFNRYSGGGRYGNHVDNALQRDRFSGLQVRTDVSTTVFLSEPDEYEGGELIIEDTYGEHEVKLAAGDAILYPATSLHRVEPVTSGTRIASFLWTQSWVRDAWQRKLLFELDMNILKLRAQLGDSQEVLGLTSTYHNLLRQWSE
- a CDS encoding alpha-hydroxy acid oxidase, translating into MSLPAPLSEIPADLVSARDYERYALERLDGNALAYLQGGAGDELTCQANLQAWQEWALLPRMLRDLRGGHTRCQLLGDALQHPIVLAPIAYQHLFHAEGERASALAAGVMGGAAVLSSFASTRLEEVAEVAQGPLWFQLYWQGSGPATLALAQRAEAAGYRALVLTVDAPVSGVRNREQRAGFRLPPDISAVNLEQAVQLPALPEGGSAVFDGLMAVAPGWQDVAWLCQRSCLPVLLKGILHADDARLAVEAGAAGVIVSNHGGRVLDSQWPAIRSLASIRAELGADVPVLVDGGIRRGSDVFKALALGADAVLIGRPYIHALATAGALGVAHLLRLLREELEVTMALCGCRDLASIAPEMLQRA
- a CDS encoding sulfite reductase subunit alpha translates to MTSPLAPFLQRYWPALTCLSLAILLLWLQPPRHISAALAVLAWLGICVRSWRPRSACAATTSETGEPLFVAYASQSGQAQALAEMSAEQLRSSGINAQALPCDTLRAERLTSSSRLLLIASTYGEGEAPDHAARWLRELDQAQPDLSRLNFALLGLGDRQYQHFCGFARQLDQRLQRLGANPLFDRLEADRGDPAVLRQWQQQLGLLAGGQYFADWQAADYQPWQLLARQCLNPASQGRPAFHLRLQPTDDMPAWQAGDIAEVAPCQPPERVEALLRALQLDGQLRLGDGQSLSSQLARRQWPDDLQSLHGLDAETVLQALPLLTHRDYSIASLPDDGALELLVRLQQDAKGQPGLGSGWLCRYAPIGGAVELRIRSNPSFHLPATSGPLILIGNGTGLAGLRAHLRERERLGQHGHWLLFGERNAACDLFFTDELRTWQRSGHISRLDLAFSRDQAQPVYVQHLLRDAADELRTWIERGASLLLCGSLKGMGEEVDALLRGLLGQQQVTALREAGRYRRDLY